The window TCAGTAATCTATGCGGTGACTCAAAAAATATAATCGTCCGTTGTTCATTGATGAGCGTTTGCAGCTTATGCTGGCGTTTCAACTGCGTATTCGGCAAAAAACCTTCAAAAACAAAATTATGTGTAGCCATACCCGATATAATAAGCGCGGAAATCGCTGCGCTTGGTCCCGGTATGGGGGACACCTTAAACCCCGATTCTATTGCGGCTCTTACAAGGTAAAATCCGGGGTCGGAAATACTGGGTGTTCCCGAATCCGATACCATTGCAAACTTCTTGCCTAATTTCATTTCGGCAATAATTTGAGCGGTACGCATCTCTCTATTGTGGTCGTGGAAAATTATAAGCTGTTTCTTTATCCCGTAATGGTGTAATAATAAA of the bacterium genome contains:
- the rsmI gene encoding 16S rRNA (cytidine(1402)-2'-O)-methyltransferase, giving the protein MELEANLYLVATPIGNLEDITFRAINIFKEVDFVIAEDSRRTGLLLHHYGIKKQLIIFHDHNREMRTAQIIAEMKLGKKFAMVSDSGTPSISDPGFYLVRAAIESGFKVSPIPGPSAAISALIISGMATHNFVFEGFLPNTQLKRQHKLQTLINEQRTIIFFESPHRLLKMLEDCKEILGDRKIAVAHELTKKFESVIRGNVSELILHYSSNNPKGEFVVVIEGNKQTN